The nucleotide window CACCAGCAACAAGGGAACGGGAGGGGCCCTGCTGGGCTGAGGAGCGAGTCTCCGTGGGAGAAGGTCACACGCAGGTCATGGGGACATGGCCGAAGGCTCTGAGGAGCCCAGACGCCCCCCTGGTTACTGCGGCCCGGGCTTCAGATCCCCAGACATGGAGCAGGACGCCCCAGCCAGCGCCCACCAGGTGCTTGAGACCTGCAAGAGGCGTGGGGCCACCCAAAGGGCACCCAGAGCTTCCCTCTCCTGGTCACTCCCGCGcagcctcccccctgcccccgcctccccagGTCACCACGGTCCTGCGTTCATCCCACCCGCCTCGTGACTTCCCAGCCAGCCCCCCTCGATTCTGGGGGTGCAGGCCCtcgggaggggggcagggggcagaggaaaCACTTGCTCCGAAAGGTTGGGGCATAAGCACGTCCTCTGTGGGTGCGTGTGTGTTTACGCGCGTGGGGCACGTATGTTTTCTAAAGTGAGTCTTTCCAGGAGCAAAGCCACAGTCAGCAAAATACGGCCCCAGGGCCAAATGTGGCCCACTGCttattttgtcaataaagtttccTCAGCACAGGGCCACACCCTTATAACAGCTTTGGCACCGCAGCAGGATTGAGAAGTTTGAAAACAGCCCACAGGCCTGCCAAGCCTGAGATGTTGGCTCTCTGGGGCACCAAGAAAAGCGTCATGGCCCCTGAGCTCAGCAAGAGGCACTGGGCTGGGCATCCACCTGGGACGGCAACAcggagccaggaggagggggcggaGGGCAGGGGACAGCTCGCCCAGCGCTGTTTTCCGCTGACTGGACTTTGgcagctcctcctcccccaccgaGGGGTCAACACCCCCGCTGCCAGGACCTCACGTGTCGGACGAGCATTGATAACTGGACGGGAGACAGCAGCGCACAGCgaaaggcagcagctgcagcggaAGCCCGGTGCCAGGCCTcgcctcccacccacccccgtgCCTGCCCACCCCACGCCAGCCGCGCGCAGCCTGCCGGGAGATGCTCGGGGCCCTGAGCGCGGCCAGCGCCACCCTGGGGCACAAGGCGGCAGGTTGCGTGAGGACCATGGCCTGCCACCAGCTGCTGGTGCCCCCCCCAGCGGCCCTGCGCAAGCCCCTGTCCGTCCCCAGGCGGCTCCTGCTGGGGCCCGGCCCCTCCAACCTGTCCCCGCGCGTCCTGGCGGCGGGCGGGCAGCAGATGATAGGGCACATGCACCAGGAGATGTTCCAGGTAGGCCCCCGAGGGCCTGGCCCCCGGAGCCGCGTCCTCGCCGGGGCGGGGAGCGGGGCTGCTCCTGACCTGCGTGCCGCCCGCCCCCAGATCTTGGACGAGATCAAGCAAGGCATCCGGTACGCCTTCCAGACCAGGAACCCCCTGACGCTGGCCATCAGCGGCTCGGGGCACTGCGCCCTGGAGGCCGCCCTGTTCAACCTCCTGGAGCCGCGGGACTCCTTCCTGGTCGGGGTCAACGGCGTCTGGGGGCAGCGGGCCCAGGACATCGGGGAGCGCATTGGTAAGAGACGGGGCGGGGGGcttggcctccctcctcccctgggaaCGCTGGAAGCCCCCCACCCAGGTGCCAACCTCGGCCCCTCCCCCGGCGAGCATCTCTGCCTCCCCACCAACCTGCCACCTCCTCCAAGCAGGCATCGGGGTGCTCAAGGACCCCTGTCTGTCCCCTACTCTCCAGAGTCTGGGGAGCCTGTggcgctgggggggggggggtggtggcgCTGCAGGGCTGCCTCTGGTCTCAGCACAAACCCCGAGAGTCCCCCGCAGCTCTCTGAGGTCCCCAGGGACCACCTCCAGGGCCACCTCACAGGACAGGGTTTCAGAAGCTCTCACCCCTCAAAATCTCAGAAACCCCTCTGTTTCTGGAGCTGTAAAATAATGGAGGTAGACGGCCGGGATGTCCACTTCCAGAGTGACATTTTTTCACGAGAGAAACAAAAGTCAAAAGCCGGAGTGCGTGTTGGGTTTAATCATTGATTCTGGGTTTGGAAACAGCCCAGTGCCCCTGCCCGGTCAGTTCCACACCCGAGCATGCTGGGCCTGGTTAATGGACAACCCCGGACAGCCCGAGGGGGTCCTGACCCTTCACCTGGGCCCCCCGAGTCCACCCACCAGTTTTCAGGGGAGCCAGGGTTGGGCAGAGGCAGTGACCCCAGGTGGACCTCAggccccctcccagcctgggcAGCGCCCCCCCCTGCTCCCCAATCCTAGGGCCTCGCTGCCTCCTACACATAACTCTGGGGCATTGCAGGGGCTAGAGGGAGGGGGCGGGACCAGAGCCCGCCTTCCTGGAGCCCCCGGCCCCCAAAGAGGGCAAAGCCTGGTCGTGCCCTCCCTTgtcctttcattctttcattcagtcattcatcaaACGCTGTGGCCCCTCTGAGGCCAACCCTGATGGGAAGATCTGGTCAGATAGCCCCGTATACGCTCCTTTACTTCCCACGTGGAGAGGGCTGCCAGGACCAGTGTGCCCAGCCTGGCTGGGCTCAGGGAAGGTGGCCCTGGAGGGGACAGTGGAGCTGAGTGACGGGCTCCCGTCCAGAGTACCTGGAAGCCTGACTTTACCGAGCACGTTGCTCCTGCCTCTCCTGGGCAGCGGCTGGGGGCTGGCGTGGGCAGCTCTCACAGGGCACCTGCTCTGCACGGCCACCATCCCCAACACGGGTTCCCATGGCGAGTGCTGGGGGCACCTCACCACTCACTCTGCCCTTGACTGCAGGGGCTCACGTGCACCCGATGATCAAGGACCCTGGAAGCCACTTCACGCtgcaggaggtggaggaggtATGGTGGGTTCCAGGGAGGGGCCCGTCGGCTGGGCGGGCTCAGCGCTTCCACACCTGGGAGCAGGTGGGAAGCCTGCTAGGGAGGGTCCTGCCTGGCAGGGAAACAGTCAGGGGCCAGGCTTTGGGCAGGAGCAAAGGGGCTGGAGGCAAGAGGCATGTGGGGGGGACGTGCCCTGATTCTCGGGGTGCCGGCCCCTCCCCGTCAGGTGAGGTCCGTCCCAACCAACCCCGACGCAGCTGCCCTCCCCTCGGCCCCtgcaggatggggtgggaggctggggcCACTCTGGCTCAGTCTCCACAAGCAAGTCCCCCCAGAGCCGGgctgccccgcccccactgcAGCACAGGCACCGCCCAGAGGGCTAGAGGGCGTCCCAGTCCCATTGCCCAGATGGAGCCATCCGGAGGGAGGGGCACCCTCCACGGGGAGGGGGTGCCCTGCTCTCACAGGGACAAGTCCTCCTAGGAGGGCCTGGCCTGCGGGGGAGGCCATCCCGCCACCGGCTCTGCCCATGGCTGTCGCCTCTcaggccctggcccagcacaagcCCGTGCTGCTGTTCCTGACCCATGGAGAGTCCTCTAGCGGTGTGCTGCAGCCCCTCGATGGCTATGGGGAGCTCTGTCACAGGTGAGCCTGTCCCCGCAGGTGAGCCTGTCCCACAGGTGAGCTTGTCCCCACAGGTAAGCCTGTCTTGGGGGCGGAGCCAAGCACAGCTCAGAGCCAGgttggggatggggctgggggggtgAAAGGGTCCTGGCAGGTCCCTCCAGCCCAGGAGGCAACCAGCGAGGCCCAGCTCCCTGTTCTGTCATGACACCCCGCCTGTAGAgtggtgtgggctgcaggtcCTCTTGCCCTGAGCCAGGGCGGGGtagaccccccccccagctgaGAGGAGCAGGTGTCTCTCATTGCCTGCAGCCTTGGTCCTAGGGCCCACGCGGGcctgccccccgccgccccaaGATCCCAGAGCCGCCTCCGCAGGCTCCCCATCCCTGCTCGGGGGCTCCCTCCTGAGAGCGGTGGGCCTGCGCTGAAAGCTGACccgcagggagagggaggaactCCCTGGCAGGGCTGCCGTCCACACGGGGCCACTGGGCACAGCCCCAGGACAGCCCGCCCCAGGGTTTTCCCTGGGAGGCAAGTTCACAGGTGTCATCCAGGGATGTCATAGGTCTGCCTGGGTCACCCTGTGCCTTTTTTGCCAAGAAAACGTGAAGCTGGAGGAGAGTCAGAGGTTCCAGCTCAGGCCGTTTCTGGACTCTGTGCCCTCAGGGTCTGCTCCTGCCCAGTGGGCTTTGGCAGAGAAAGGCCCAGCCCTGTGCCCCTTGGTCCCTGGATCTCACAAAGCCTTGAGTCTGAGTGTGCAGAGCACCCAGCCGGCCCCCAGGACCGCAGGCTGCAGGGTTGGCCCTCACCATTGCCTGCGGAGGGGGGTCCTGGGCCAAGTTGTTGTTGGGCCCTGACTCCCTGAGGCCCCGAGGTGACACCCACTCTgccctcggggggggggggggtctcaccCTGGTTCAGACGCAGAGCTGGTCCGAGCATCTGAAGCCCCTCCTCTTCtcggctgcccctccccccaggtacAGGTGCCTGCTCCTGGTGGACTCAGTGGCATCCCTGGGTGGGGCCCCCGTCTACATGGACCAGCAGGGTAAGGACACCCCCAACCCCTGTCCGCCTGTGGGCACTGAGGGTCAGAGGCCTCCCTGCGAGGCCTCCCTCCTGCGCTGGTGCCTCGAGTCCAGCAGCAGCACACGGGGTCCGGGCCCGTCCCCACAAGGCCCGGGGGCAGGATAGGGCCCATGAGCTGACACCCGGGTTTCTGCTGCGCTGTCAGGTGGGGACGTGAGGGCGGGAGGGAAGGGCCTTCTCCAGGGGAAGCATTTGGAGAGGCGCTCGAGCCCTAgggtggggcggggagcagggccGGGACCCCTGCCAAGCAGGTGCAAGGACCGGGCTATCCCTGGTccagctgggcctcagtttcccagctGCCCATCGCTTGCAGGGAGCCCTGCTGTCAGGGTCGCCCGCAGGCCAGCCCAGGGAGGCTTTCCGTGCCCAGCACTTCCTCGGGGAGTGGAGCCCGCATCCACCCTGGCTGTTGAGGGGCCCACGGcctcccctggcccagcccccctCTCGCACTGCAAGAATCCTGTGCTCAGGGAGATTCGGCGGTGGAGGCAGGACCTCTGGGCTGACCCCGCACCGCTGCTCTGGAAGGGCAGGCACGGCGAGGGGCCTGGGGACTCAGAGCAGGATGGCCCGGCTGTCCTTGGCTGCCCGCCCTGGGCCTCCGGGCAGGCCGCCCCGCCGTGGAGGGAGAAGCAGGGCGAGGAGGCTCCAGCCCAAGGCCCCGGGCCGCAGAGCAGCAGGGCCAGGCTCGGGAGGCCTCACCGCGGCCCCGGCCCCACCCCAGGTCACCCTTCCTATCCGCTGACCTTCAGTCTccccatggctgtggccatgagCTGGAAGAAGGTTCTGGGTCCACCTGTCCACACTCCTGGGTGCGCTGTCCCCTCAGGTCCCCACCCTCAGGGAGTCGGAGGGGAGGCAGGGCTTGACTCCAACCCTGGGCCTTTgtcctcccagccctgctgctgcccgCAGTGCTGGTGTCCTCAGGTTTGTGTCGGTTAATGCGGAAGCTTGGTGTGTGGGCCGTCGAGACGGCTCCCCGGCCTCTGcgccccccaccgccacccccagcccttcccacccCGTCAGGGACCCAGTCCACCTGGGAAAGCGTCAGGCCCCCCAGCTTAAGGGTCTAGTCCCACGACGCTGTCCCCCACTCCCCACATCCACTGCACGGTGGGCCCGGGTTCCCCCAACTTCTGCCAGCCTCTGGGTGCCCCCTTCCCTGCGGCCCCTCCCTTGCACGGGGCACGGCCCCCCTGagcctgcgccccccccccccaggcatcGACGTCTTGTACTCTGGCTCCCAGAAGGTCCTGAACGCCCCTCCAGGCACCTCGCTCATCTCCTTCAGCGACAAGGCCCGGTGAGTGAgcccggcccccggccccacTGGACGTGCAGCAGGGGCCAGAcgccggggagggagggagggccgcCTCGCCACGCTCGGAGAGCCTCTGGAGAGCTCCTGCCAGCCCGGACAGGTCCCTGGCCGCACCGTGTGGCAGCTCAGGCTTTCCAGGGCACGTGGAGGCCACACGTGGGGGGCGGCCTGGCCAGGCTGGCCTCCGGAAGCTGCTCCTCACAGATTCGGGCTTAGGTACAGGGCGCAGGGCCTGGCATTCCAGCAATTCCCAGGCCTCAAGCCAAGGACAGGGCCAGGGCCGGCCCGCTGCGTCCCCACCCCGGGCTCAGAGTCTAGGCGATGATCCAGGAGCTGGTCCCTGGGTCCGGCACAGGCCTGCTTCTCCCGCTGTAGCCCCGGTGTCCCCTGCACCaggcctgggcgggggggggggggcactggggACCAGCCACACAGGCCGCCGTTACCATCAGCTGCCCCCAGGGACAGACGGTGCTTTTAGCAAACAGAGCCACGTGAGGTGAGGTCAGGAAATCCGTTGGCTGTAGGACATCGGGGATGCTGTCCGACGGTCCAGAAGATGCCTGAGGCCcgagcttgggggtggggggggcccaATCTGCTCCCACCGGAGTTTCTGGAGAAGAGCTGCATTGGCCCGAGAGCCAAGGCGCCCAGGCCTCGGGGGAGGAGAGGGACGGCAGGCCCGGCTGGGGGAGGCTGTCCGGTTGCCCCAGAGGCTCCGCAGGAACACCCCAGCCTCACGGGTTCTCCGCCAGGGCTGCAGTCGCCTCTGGAGAGGTGAGGCCTCGGCCCTAAGCCCCCAGGCTCAGGCTCCCCTCTGCCGTTTTTATAATCggtacactatttttttttaattacgcGTAAGTCTCACTATTAAACGTTGAGCATAAGCGTGCTTGCCCTACGTTCAAATTGTTGAAACAAAGATACATGGACAGATTTggtcttcctttttagggccacatgtgcaacatctggaagttcccagactagaggtctaattgcCTGCTGGcgcacgccacagccacagcaacgtgggatccaggccgcgtctgtgatctacgccacagctcagggcaacgctggatccccaacccactgagcgaggccaggggtctaccccacatcctcatggtcaccAGTCAGAGCGGAACGGAAACTCCcccagtcgggttcttagcccactgagccacagcgggccAGCCAGATGCGAGGTGCGGCTCCACGCGCGACACAGTAAAGGATCCGAGAGAAGACCTGGGGTGGCGTGACGGCTGCATCTGCGCATTTCGTCCGTGTGAAACACGGGACCAGCCCCTGCACCTGGAGGAAGACCCCGTCGGGGGCAGAGCAGGGCCCTGGTGGCGGAGAGCATCCTCGGCCCCCTTGACTTCAGACTGGAGACAAACCGAGGAGTCTGTCCATGTACCAAAGCCCTGAACTCAGCCCAGACGGTCGCAGGAGGCGGAGATTAAAGACTGGGatctgaagttcccgtcgtgactcagcagaaatgaacctgaccatgagtatccatgaggacgcagatttgacccctggcctcgctccgtgggttaaagatctggagttgctgcgagctatggtgtaggtcgcagacgcagctcagatctggtgtggctgtggctgtggcataggccggtggctacagctctgattagccccctagcctgggaacctccgtgtgccacgggtgtggctgataggaaggaaggaaggaagaaagagaaagaaggaaagagagagagagagagggaaggagggagggagagagagaaagagagaaaggaaggaaggaagaaagagaaagaataacgacgagagagagaagggagttagggatttttctttcttctctacttCTCCAGCCCTCCTTCGGCAGTACTCCTTCTTCACTTCCTTCATCCTCCTCCGTCCTTCATTCCGGCCtccacttcctccttcctccttcctccctcccccctcacaCCACCTCCCCCCTCACCGACCACCTACTACTACCGACTCCATCCCtgcctaaagaaagaaagaaaaggaagggggaaaaaaagggttgGCTCCTGCCAGCTGGGATTCTGGGGTTTGTGGGGCCAGTCGGAGGGAGCCGGGTCCAGGCTCTGGAGGACAGAACAGCAGTCTGGAGACAGGTGGTGGAGGCTCTCTTCAAATTTTCCTGTTTCCCAACAGGCTCCCAAGGGGCTTTCCTCCGACAGGCCCCTCTGTCACTTATGCGCTTGAACTCGGCCCCCGCAGGCCTTCCGGCCCCCCTCTCTCTGGCTGGAGGAAAGAGGCAGGGGGCCCACAGCCACGGGGCCTGAGCACAGACTCGGGGGGCCTGGGGCCCTCCCTCTTCTCGCGTCTGCGCAATCCGGGATCACTCAGGCTGCTGCTTCCCCCGCAGAAATAAGATCTACACGCGGAAGACCAAGCCCGTCTCCTTCAACCTGGACATCAAGTGGCTGGCCAACTTCTGGGGCTGCGATGACAAGCCCAGGAagtaaggggagggagggaggggctgggcagggagggggaggggaatagcagggagggggtggggatagagagggaggggaggggtgctaAGGGAGGGGAGCCCCCACCCTCGTGCCCCCACACCCCAGCTGAAGCCCAGGATCCGCCCGCATTCAGGCCATCAGCGCCCCCAGCAGggccttccccttcctcccaggcccccgggcacagcccccccccctttccctggGCCCCTCTCCTTCCAGAAGTCATAGCGCCCCTTCGGGCACTTTGGACCTGGCCTGACGCCCCTTCCCAGGCCTGGGCCTTGGCTTACACAGCTCCGGAAAGGAGCGGGGGACACAGGGGCTCTCTGTGAGGTGACTTCGGCCATATCCCAAGGCTCCTTATGCCCCACATGGGGACAGGGACACCAGGAACTGTGCCCACCCAGCGGGCACAGCAGGGGCGCAGGGACTGAGGGTGGGAGCCAGCCCCCGGTCTCCAGGGCTGCCAGCCTCCCGCCGCAGCCCCACCAGCGTCCCTTCTGGGAGCCTCGCCCTCCCCAGGCCTGGTGGCCCTTCTAGTGGCATCTAACGGCCCAGCCGGACAGCACATCCTGGGCGGGGGCTGCCCCGTCGGACAACCTGACCCCGGGGGGGCTGGGAGAGAGCCACCGCTGCCCAGGGCCCGCCCGGTGACCTGGACCAAGCCCCGTCCTGCCTTCCAGGTACCACCACACCCTCCCCGTCATCGGCTTGTACAGCCTGAGAGAGAGCCTGGCCCTGCTGGCCGAGCAGGTGAGGCCAGGCCGTGGGGCCTGGGTCAGGGGTGTCGAGTGAGACCAAGTTCAGCCAGCCAGGCTGCTCCCTCAGCCACTGCCAGCGCCCGGGGTGCAGACTGGAGCCAAGCAGGACAGCTGGTGCGACTGTGACCGGGAGGTGTCTTTGCCCAATGCAACGTCCACACTCTCGGGACACGAGAGGCCGAGCGTTGTCCAGGCCAGGAAACACCCCCCAGGACGGCCGCCGGGGGCATTGCCAGCTGCCAGCCCAGAGCCCAGGCAGaggccccccgccccgggctgcCCCGCTCACTGGCCGTGCTCACCCTGTGTCCACTCACACAGCCACCAGCCGGGGCGTCCCCTCCGCACCGGGCAGGTGCGAGGCTGAGAGGTCAAGCAGCTGCACACGTGGGGCGGGCTGTGAAGACGGGCACAGGTGTGagctgaggggcaggggaggcggCTCCCCGGGCTAtggatggtggggtgggggtcagggtgggaggacaggaggcagggaggggcagaaGCCTTTGTGCCCCCCCTGGCCAGCTCCCCACCCCTGGCTCGACACCCCCCCAGGGGCTGGTCCAGCCACACCCCCTTCCAGACCCAGACGGAGACCACCCGGCCCCTGAGGCAGAGCCAGGGCCTGGAGCTGGAGGACCGGGGGCTCCAGAGGGGTTCGGGGTCCAGCCCAGGCCAGAGGCCCCTCCCTTGCCGAAGGTGCCGCCGCCATGGAAGCGAGCCAGCTTCTCTCTGGGGAGAAGGaaccccctctccctgcccagccAGTGTCCTGTCCCCACTCCAGGGCCTGGAGAACAGCTGGCGGCAGCACCAGGAAGCCACCGCGTACCTGCACAGACGCCTGCAAGGGCTGGGCCTGCAGCTTTTCGTGAAGGATCCGGTGAGGGgcagagggtgagggaggggggagCTCCCGCCCAGCCCCATTTAGGTGGATGTAGGGGtcctggtgggggcagggacggtcctgggccaggcagaggggctgggggtggcgtCACTGACACAGCCACACTTTCCTGGCTGCTGGCTCTTAGGACACCCAAGAGATGTCCCCACTCTCCCCAGAGCCCCCACCACACAGGGAGGGGTCCCTGAAGGCTGGAAGCCCCGTCCTGGGCACCAGCTGGTGGGCGTGGCTGCTGGGGAAGCGGGGCCCTCGCCCCCCTGGGGCCTCTCCCTCGCCTACACCTGCCCTCCAGAGCCAGGGCCACGctggccaggccagggcaggTGGAGCGGCCGTCCTGAGGTGGCTGAGCCCGGCCCGTCCTGCAGGCGCTGCGGCTGCCCACTGTCACCACCGTGGTGGCACCTGCCGGCTATGACTGGAGAGACATCATCAGCTATGTCATGGACCATTTCAACATCGAGATCACGGGCGGCCTTGGGCCCTCGACGGGGAAGGTGAGGGGGGCCTGCAGCTCTGGGCGCCGAGACGAGGCTGCCGGCCCCACAGCAGAAGCTGGGTTCTGCACCGCACGGAGCGGTCAGCTGAGGGTGGGGACAGCCGGCGGCAGGAAGGGAACACTCTTCTCGGAACCCGGGGATGGCACGGGGCCATCTCTGCAGAGCGtgccctcctgcccccttcctccGCCCCGGGGCCCCCAGCTCGGCGCCCGCCGCGGGCGCGGCCAGGCTGACGCTGCGCCCGCCCTGCCGCAGGTGCTGCGGATTGGCCTGCTGGGCTGCAATGCCACCCGAGAGAACGTGGACCGAGTCATCGAGGCCCTGCGGGAGGCCCTGCAGCACTGCCCCCGGCACAAGCTGTGACCTGGTGGCCTGTCCCACGCCCACccagggactgggggtgggggcccaggaGCAAACTGACTCTGCAAGGAGGGGCGGGCCTGTGGGCAGGGCAGCCGCTGCCCACCCCGGGCACGGTGGGGGCGGGCAGGACAGGGAAGCTGCCCAGCTCCAGGCAGCACTTCTTCCAGCGCGGCTTCCTGGGCTCAGCCCCCCATGGGCCACAGTCCCCACCGGCCACTGGCCTTCTGTGAATGTTTAATAAAGAAGCGGCTGGTTATCTGCCTGTCCtcggtgtgtgggggggagggccCTCGGAGGAGGCTGGCAGGAAGGCACCGCTGCACGCCGACCCACCCTTGCAGGGGGCGCTCAGGGAAACGGAGGTGGGGTTGTGGGGCTACGTCGCTGGGCTGGGCCCCTTCACTGCACGCTGTGGCCCCGGGTCCTGAACCTGCCAAGCACACCCTCACGGAGCTCCTCCCCCCGGAAGCCCCTCGGCCCACAGGGTCACGGGACTGGGCGCCCTCATGGCCGGGAGCACAGGCCAGGACTCAAGGGCACACTAGTGCGGGCCCTGAAAGTCTGGGGGTGCAGCCCCGAGACCACTGGGCCCTCAACTGTGCAGCAGAGACCCTCacaggcctccccacccccacccctccccctcctctgcctaCTCCCTCTGACCTTCTGGCCcttcacccctgcccctccctggggtTTCTGCCGGTGCCAGGagccccccagcctccccttccTAGGAAGCGTCGGAACAGGCCAGCCTCTGGTCTCGAACAGGCCCGGGTAAACCGTCAGGCGGTCACAGCCATCGTCCCGTCCCCGTTTCCTGGTCCTCGCTGGTCCTAGGGCCCTCCAGGGGGCGCGGGGGAGGGCCCCCCTCTTGTGCAGGGACACCCGACCGGCAGTCCTGTGACTTTGTCTAGGGTGGGGGTTGGCCTGGCTCCACCCTGTCGCTCACCCAGGTGCCGGCTGGGCACAGCGTTGggcactggggggaggggggcgagcAGACCAGAGACCGTCTGCCCCACGGGGCCCCGGAGAGATGCAGCGACGGGCTGAGCCAGGCACTCACTGTGCGGCCGTGAGCAGCACAGGAGCCGAGAGGGCCAGCGGGTCCGACGTCCTGCTTTTGAAGTCCCATCTGTCCCCGTGTTAGGTTTGTGGTCTGTGCCGTTTGGCTCCTCCCAGAAACCCTTCGCCCGCGTTGAGGTCCTGAAGCTGCCCTCCTGTGTTTTTTTCTGGAAGCTTTATGGTGTCAGGTTTTATGTTGAGTTTTATGACCCAGCTCGTGTTGACTTCGTGTGCGGCGTGGAGCAGGGTCAAGGTTCATTTGTACCCAGACTGATACCCGGTTGTGCCAATG belongs to Phacochoerus africanus isolate WHEZ1 chromosome 3, ROS_Pafr_v1, whole genome shotgun sequence and includes:
- the AGXT gene encoding alanine--glyoxylate aminotransferase — protein: MLGALSAASATLGHKAAGCVRTMACHQLLVPPPAALRKPLSVPRRLLLGPGPSNLSPRVLAAGGQQMIGHMHQEMFQILDEIKQGIRYAFQTRNPLTLAISGSGHCALEAALFNLLEPRDSFLVGVNGVWGQRAQDIGERIGAHVHPMIKDPGSHFTLQEVEEALAQHKPVLLFLTHGESSSGVLQPLDGYGELCHRYRCLLLVDSVASLGGAPVYMDQQGIDVLYSGSQKVLNAPPGTSLISFSDKARNKIYTRKTKPVSFNLDIKWLANFWGCDDKPRKYHHTLPVIGLYSLRESLALLAEQGLENSWRQHQEATAYLHRRLQGLGLQLFVKDPALRLPTVTTVVAPAGYDWRDIISYVMDHFNIEITGGLGPSTGKVLRIGLLGCNATRENVDRVIEALREALQHCPRHKL